One stretch of Cryptococcus neoformans var. neoformans B-3501A chromosome 5, whole genome shotgun sequence DNA includes these proteins:
- a CDS encoding hypothetical protein (HMMPfam hit to NAF1, NAF1 domain, score: 46.5, E(): 1.5e-11), with amino-acid sequence MSSNHTAIPSNGTQGSASVIPSFPPTSSNQSSFKTPLNPNIPQDIAVIMELVANNEVVGALPPVDMSAAEKRKQVEENLKNKEHGGEESSTDSDSSSEFESSSEEESEGEKAVDKKPMTAEEHQNLKAQLDAFIGENNGDPNVEFEYDSDPESDDSEDYNFSLDKMGFEFMEDDEDIGPADPGPVLSRNEVPLPAVQPPPISKLPEGERLSLAGDVVSWMPEKKLEAWLEKKAGEMEDGEKKSAVDVEKKTDEGPLSGVEESEAKEVEKELAIDPQPESVDDSTATGVAVKQQITKKYAEAGTEQVTSATGGPTKKISKAEPTFTSAGTVVVRAMQSRPGDFDDGWLEEGSILCWEDGRVLGTVYETFGPLTSPFYTVRLPPPPFPYPTPGSLATGTRLFYPFNPSYRSFVNMIAVRDPRYKGTDASNIYDEEVPEEEMEWSDDEAEAAAKRERKQKKKGNKQSSVAGTPRGGRTSLPSRQHWDHQPNDETMSETGSLYGGGDDNRWEAGSDTGSTASGRGRPMPVSYGDLDDLSSQSTGGRGGGGRGGGRGRGNQGRDRGRGRGGRSSYPLPPRPMQDQPYSNQWQPQQPFMPAYPAYGQSYPQTVPSYPQQPQNASAQHAPYEPHQPYAGMGATAHTYTPQGQQGVPGMYSPQPQQQQGMYSPYPQEPYGGTIPMYPTQPQQQGGVAINPRFAAQYQMMMGMAQMQARQQGGQGTPYGYGQQQEQQNHQGQEQGQEQPKY; translated from the exons ATGTCCAGCAACCACACCGCGATCCCTTCCAATGGGACCCAAGGCTCAGCCTCAGTTATACCCTCATTCCCCCCGACATCTTCCAACCAGTCCTCTTTCAAAACTCCCCTCAACCCCAACATTCCCCAGGATATTGCCGTGATCATGGAGCTGGTCGCCAACAACGAAGTCGTCGGCGCTCTTCCACCAGTCGATATGTCGGCTGCTGAGAAGCGTAAGCAGGTTGAAGAGAActtgaagaacaaggaGCACGGGGGGGAAGAGAGCTCTACCGATTCAGACTCATCCAGCGAATTCGAGTCTAGTAGCGAAGAGGAATCTGAGGGCGAAAAAGCGGTGGATAAGAAGCCAATGACCGCCGAAGAACATCAAAACCTCAAAGCGCAACTGGATGCTTTTATCGGTGAAAATAACGGAGACCCTAATGTGGAGTTCGAGTACGATTCTGATCCCGAATCGGATGACTCTGAGGACTACAACTTCAGTCTCGACAAAATGGGATTTGAATTcatggaagatgatgaagatatTGGTCCTGCTGATCCTGGACCCGTTCTTTCGCGCAACGAGGTGCCATTACCTGCTGTTCAGCCGCCTCCTATTTCCAAGCTTCCTGAAGGCGAGAGGCTCAGCTTGGCAGGTGATGTTGTGAGTTGGATGCccgagaagaagttggagGCATggttggaaaagaaagccggcgagatggaagatggtgaaaaAAAGAGCGCTGTAGATGTCGAGAAAAAGACAGATGAGGGTCCGTTGTCTGGCGTCGAGGAAAGTGAGGCAAAGGAGGTCGAAAAGGAGTTGGCGATTGATCCTCAGCCGGAGTCTGTTGATGATTCAACAGCGACCGGTGTGGCTGTCAAGCAGCAGATAACCAAAAAATATGCGGAAGCTGGGACTGAACAGGTTACTTCTGCCACTGGGGGGCCGACAAAGAAAATTTCGAAGGCAGAACCAACGTTCACTTCTGCTGGTACTGTTGTGGTTCGCGCGATGCAATCGCGCCCAGGAGACTTCGACGATGGCTGGCTTGAGGAGGGAAGTATTTTATGTTGGGAAGATGGTCGTGTCTTGGGCACC GTCTACGAGACTTTTGGCCCATTAACATCTCCCTTTTATACTGTTCGactccctcctccacctttccCATACCCTACGCCTGGATCCCTTGCTACCGGTACACGTCTCTTTTATCCCTTCAACCCGTCCTATCGATCATTTGTCAACATGATTGCTGTTCGAGATCCTCGTTACAAGGGTACAGACGCATCCAATATTTACGACGAAGAAGTAcccgaggaagaaatggagtggtccgatgatgaagcagaggcAGCTGCTAAGCGGGAGAGAAaacagaagaaaaaaggcaaCAAGCAGTCAAGCGTTGCTGGAACCCCTCGGGGCGGTCGTACATCCTTGCCCTCTCGCCAACACTGGGATCATCAACCTAATGACGAGACAATGTCTGAAACAGGAAGCTTGTACGGTGGCGGGGATGATAATCGATGGGAGGCTGGATCAGACACCGGTTCGACTGCCAGCGGGCGTGGGAGGCCAATGCCAGTGTCTTACGGTGACCTGGACGATTTATCTTCTCAATCTAcagggggaagaggtggcGGTGGCAGAGGAGGTGGTCGAGGGAGGGGAAACCAAGGCAGGGATAGGGGACGTGGCCGAGGGGGACGCTCATCGTACCCTCTGCCCCCTCGACCAATGCAGGACCAACCATATTCTAATCAATGGCAGCCCCAGCAACCGTTCATGCCTGCCTACCCTGCTTATGGTCAGTCTTACCCCCAGACGGTGCCATCCTATCCTCAGCAACCTCAAAATGCTTCTGCTCAGCATGCACCATACGAGCCTCATCAGCCCTATGCTGGCATGGGGGCAACTGCGCATACGTACACTCCTCAGGGCCAACAAGGCGTCCCAGGGATGTACTCTCCTCAGcctcaacaacagcaggGAATGTATTCCCCGTATCCTCAAGAACCGTATGGTGGGACCATTCCTATGTACCCTACGCAGCCTCAACAGCAGGGCGGCGTTGCGATCAACCCTCGATTCGCCGCCCAGtatcagatgatgatggggatggCGCAGATGCAGGCACGACAGCAAGGAGGGCAGGGAACGCCATATGGGTATgggcagcagcaggagcagcagaATCATCAAGGACAAGAGCAGGGGCAGGAGCAACCCAAATATTAG
- a CDS encoding hypothetical protein (HMMPfam hit to PCI, PCI domain, score: 102.6, E(): 9.6e-28; HMMPfam hit to eIF-3c_N, Eukaryotic translation initiation factor 3 subunit 8 N-terminus (eIF3c_N), score: 497.4, E(): 1.4e-146) — translation MSFFAKLQGSDSESSSGSESEESILSGSEGERQDKKLAAQKKQQKSKASMFLNSEESESEEESSDEDEEEMSDSDDERQAVANKFLNDAASSDEESEEEDKIIVLSAKDKRFAEMEAAIHSIQNAVKNTDWVLASSELDKLFRFIARHLVTIVASPIPAEGHIPPRFLETLVSLEADVAKTLAAEKSAPKKMAPAKAKAVNGIRQTLKKKSKEFDGVLKTYNEDPEAYTAAYEKANAAPAAPKPKKAAVTTPGEGEDDEFMTIGKGGKTLNLTADGVFKTLREIFEARGRKNTDRAETIKILTKLLEVSETTYQKIRVLLALVPARLDYSQHLVSIPQESWVTALQEFDQLISILIAEPDYLVQETVGEYDDLVERTPEVVDGKKQKVLIAGSLISLLESLDSELTKTLQHTDAHEKGDEYIDRLKHEAPLYTTIVKAQTLFEREQLSDNIARTVIRRLEHIYAKPDIIIEHFESKATQAAAGLKSEITPFDVKRDASGVIHDLAVFIYQSDAPVLRARAILYHIFNQALHGRYHQARDLLLMSHLQDTISHADVTTQILYNRAVMQVGLAAFRLGFIPECQTILSEMFSTLRQKELLAQSVQRYNIQLSPEQELLEKRRLLPFHMHLNVELLEAAYLTSCMLVEIPLLASVDTEEQRRRVTSKTFKRLLDMADRQAFMGPPENTRDHIIKASQALQAGEWEKARDLIVSIKVWSLLDNAAEVKDILAKKIQEEGLRTSLFTYAAYYDSLSLSHLASTFNLPVGRITSIISRMIYTDELAASLDQIDGVVIFHRVEQSEVQRLAQQLAERTASMLEQNEKTLDVKLGNQGQGQDRDTRAVGGEGGRQQGERRGGRGTYRGRGGRGGRGGFNQGLGTTMGRRVTAQ, via the exons ATGTCCTTCTTCGCAAAGCTCCAGGGTTCAGACTCTGAATCTTCCTCTGGCTCAGAATCGGAAGAGTCCATCCTCTCCGGCTCTGAGGGCGAGCGACAGGACAAGAAGCTCGCGGCCCAGAAAAAGCAACAAAAGTCCAAGGCTTCCATGTTCTTGAACAGCGAGGAAAGTgaaagcgaggaggagagctcagatgaggatgaggaggagatgagcgatagcgatgatgagagaCAG GCCGTTGCAAATAAATTCTTGAACGACGCAGCCTCCAGTGACGAGGAaagcgaagaggaggacaagATCATTGTTTTGAGTGCCAAGGACAAAAG GTTCGCCGAAATGGAAGCCGCTATCCACAGCATCCAAAACGCGGTCAAGAACACTGACTGGGtccttgcctcttctgAACTTGACAAGCTCTTCCGGTTTATCGCTCGACACCTCGTCACCATTGTCGCCTCCCCTATCCCTGCTGAAGGCCACATTCCTCCCCGATTCCTCGAGACCCTCGTCTCTCTTGAAGCTGATGTCGCCAAGACTCTTGCCGCGGAAAAGTCTGCACCCAAGAAGATGGCTCCCGCTAAGGCCAAGGCTGTCAATGGTATCAGACAGactctgaagaagaagagcaaggaatTTGACGGTGTTTTGAAGACTTACAATGAG GACCCCGAAGCGTACACCGCTGCTTATGAAAAGGCTAACGCCGCCCCTGCTGCCCCTAAGCCTAAGAAGGCCGCTGTTACTACCCCtggtgagggtgaggaCGACGAGTTCATGACCATCGGCAAGGGAGGAAAGACTCTTAACCTTACCGCTGACGGTGTCTTCAAGACTTTGAGGGAAATCTTCGAGGCTCGAGGCCGAAAG AACACCGATCGTGCCGAGACTATCAAGATTCTCACCAAGCTCCTTGAAGTTTCTGAAACTACCTACCAGAAGATTCGAGTCCTTCTCGCGCTTGTCCCTGCTCGACTGGACTACTCTCAGCACCTCGTTTCAATCCCTCAAGAATCTTGGGTTACCGCTTTGCAAGAGTTTGACCAGTTGATTTCTATCTTGATCGCTGAGCCCGACTACTTGGTCCAGGAGACCGTTGGCGAGTATGATGATCTGGTGGAGAGGACTCCTGAGGTTGTGGACGGTAAGAAGCAAAAGGTCTTGATTGCCGGCAGCTTAATCAGTCTTTTGGAGAGCTTAGACAGCGAG CTCACCAAGACTCTTCAACACACTGATGCGCACGAGAAGGGTGATGAGTACATTGATCGACTCAAGCACGAGGCTCCTCTTTACACCACTATTGTCAAGGCTCAGACCCTTTTTGAGCGCGAACAGCTTTCCGACAACATTGCCCGTACCGTCATCCGACGTCTCGAACACATCTACGCCAAGCccgacatcatcatcgagcACTTCGAAAGCAAGGCTACCCAGGCCGCTGCTGGTTTGAAGTCCGAGATCACTCCTTTCGATGTCAAGCGTGACGCCAGCGGTGTCATCCACGACCTCGCCGTGTTCATCTACCAGTCCGATGCCCCCGTTCTCCGTGCCCGAGCTATCCTTTACCACATCTTTAACCAGGCTCTCCACGGCCGATACCACCAGGCGCGTGACCTTCTCCTCATGTCACACCTCCAAGACACCATTTCTCACGCCGACGTCACCACTCAAATCCTCTACAACCGTGCGGTTATGCAGGTCGGTCTCGCTGCTTTCCGACTCGGCTTTATCCCCGAGTGCCAGACTATTTTGTCCGAGATGTTCTCTACCCTGCGACAGAAGGAGTTGCTTGCCCAGAGTGTGCAGAGGTATAACATTCAACTTTCTCCCGAGCAGGAACTTCTCGAAAAACGAAGACTTTTACCCTTCCACATGCACCTCAACGTTGAGCTTTTGGAAGCCGCTTACCTCACTTCTTGCATGCTTGTTGAGATTCCTTTGCTTGCTAGCGTTGATACTGAGGAGCAGAGAAGGCGAGTGACTAGCAAGACCTTCAAGAGGTTGTTGGATATGGCCGACAGGCAAGCCTTCATGGGTCCTCCTGAGAACACTCGAGACCACATTATCAAGGCGAGCCAGGCCTTGCAGGCTGGCGAATGGGAGAAAGCTAGGGACTTGATTGTTTCCATCAAGGTCTGGAGCTTGTTGGACAACGCTGCCGAGGTTAAGGACATTCTTGCCAAGAAGATCCAGGAAGAAGGTCTTCGAACATCCCTTTTCACCTACGCTGCTTACTACGactccctttctctttctcatctcGCCTCCACATTCAATCTCCCCGTCGGCCGAATCACTTCTATCATCTCTCGAATGATCTACACCGACGAACTCGCCGCCTCTTTGGACCAGATTGACGGTgtcgtcatcttccaccgAGTCGAACAATCTGAGGTGCAGCGACTCGCCCAGCAACTCGCCGAGCGAACTGCCTCTATGCTTGAGCAAAACGAAAAGACGCTTGACGTCAAGTTGGGTAACCAgggacaaggacaagataGGGACACGAGGGCAGTgggtggagagggaggTAGGCAacaaggagagaggaggggcGGCAGGGGAACATACCGGGgacgaggtggaagaggaggtagGGGAGGATTCAATCAAGGATTGGGAACAACTATGGGGAGAAGAGTGACGGCGCAGTAA